GGCGGCAAGAATTGCCACAGAGAGCCTGATGTAAAGCAAGCCGGCTGGCCCGGTCGTCGGAAATTTGTCTGTGGATCTACCCGACGAAAGCTAGGACTCTCTACTCGTCGTCATTGGCGATGCCAAAAACAAATTAATACGATGCCTGCGAAACTCTCGGGACTATACAAATCGATTACAAGCCCGACAAGAAGAATCGCATTTGCGTTTGCTTGCACCGGCATTTCCTAGAAGAGCGCACCCTCGACAGGGGTGACAGCACAATCCCCATTCGGGCTACCCCCCCATCGCCATCGACGAAGAGGCCACGACATTCAATTACAAATGGCAAGATTTTCGTTTTGTAGATTTCGCAGAGCACGCCGCTATGCATGCTCGCGATTTGAACTATTGAACGGCTCGCGTTGGCTGGCGGACGGCATTTTTATTTTGAGTTATCACGCACCCTCAGTGTTGCCGCACACCCGCAAAGAATAACTTCGCACTTCGAGGTGTGTTCTCGCATCGTCGGACCATTGCTTCATCGCCAATTGGCTGCGCTTCTGTTCGCGGAATAGGCCAGGACGGACTCATCCCATCAATTGCGGAACACGTACGCGCATCGGTGGGGCGAACACACTACTTACTCAACCGTCGGCTGACCAAGACGGACTTCCTTTTCGACGTTTTCGCCAGGTCTCTGGACAGTGTAAAATAAACCTCCATGAGCAATAACCTTACCTGCACGCACCGACTGGTGCTGCCCGTCGATACGAACCATCATGGCACGCTATACGCCGGGTCGCTGTTACGCATAGCGCTGGAGGCCGCGTACGTTACAGGCCATCGGGCCGTAGGGAGCGGCGCCAATCTGCTTTTGCGGCGGGTGCTCAGCCTGGAATGCTACCGGCCGGTGCCAGTTGGTTCGATGATCGAGATCCGCGGCGTGCCACTGCATCTGACACGTGCTTATCTAGTGGTCGGACTGGTGGGCCTGCCGCTGGCTGAGCAGGACGGGCCATGGATGGACGCGTTATTGGGCTTTGTGCAAGTCGACGGCGATGGCCAGCCCGCCCCGTTCCCCAACGAACTGGCGACGCCAGCGCCGGCCGACAGTGAGTGGCGCGACCTGGCGGAGCGGATGGAGAAACTGCTGCGCGTGAGATGAACAGTCGGCGATGATCCGCACTTCGTCGCCTGCGCTTAGCGCGAGTTGCAGCGTGGTGATCATTCCCATGCCGGCTTTAACGTTCCTGACGTCTCGCGCCACTGGGGGAGCCACGCTAGTGCGACCAGCCGGACGGCGATGTCTACCTTTTTTGGCCGTAAGGAAATCGTCTCGAATGTCTCGGTAAGTGGATCGATCTTGGTCTGTAGCGCCGCGGTGTCGGCACGCAGCTCCTCGGCGAGCTGTGCCTGTTGCGTTTGCAGCGCCTCGACGGTCTCTTCGGCCTGGCCCGCCTCGGATGACTGCTTCATGGTGCGCCCCAAATCGCGCGCCGCGCTCTTGGCCTTGCTGACGGTTGTCATGCTGAGCCGTTTGCGGCCGAGGATGGCATTCAACACCGTGGCGCCAAAGGAAATGACCGCCTGCACACCTTGTTCGCGGGCCTGCGATTTTTCGCGTTCAGCCTTTTGCTGCGCGCGTCGCAACTTCTCGTCGATCTGTGCTTGCTTAGGCGCATACTTTTGCCGCAGCTGCTCCAGCAGCCGATCGCATTCGGCGCGGGCGGCGTCCTGTAGACGGATACGAAAATCGCGCTCTGATTCATCCGGGCGCGAAACTTCGTCGAGTGCCGCGCTATGCAATAGATCGAGCTTCGCCAGGCGGTACACCCCGTCGGCAAAGGATTTCTGCCACTGTGCAGGAGACTTGCCGCTGATCCCATTTCCCGCCAGCGCGCCAAACCGCGCTTCGGCAGCAGGTGTCTTCTCCAGATCGTCGTCCCCAAAGCCGGCCTGTGTTGCCGCCTGCCAGTCGATGGCGCCTGTTGTTTCGTGAAAGTCAGCCAGCCAGCAAAGTGGCCGCTCGGCGTCGACGGCCAACTTCTTGTCGGTGAAGTGTACTGTGCCCAGTGCCAACACCGTCGGGTGATAGACCAGCTGCGCCTGCGCGGGCTGGGTGCCGCGCACGGGAATATAAAATTGCTGGATTTGCGGCGCCAGCAAGGGAGGCTGGTTCGTGAAATCGGCGCTGGCTGCCGGCGCCTGCGCGGACGAAGTCGGTGCGGCGGCGGATGGTGCGGCACTCGCCACGGTGCTTGTGGTCGATGCGGCCGGCGCCGGGCCCTGCAGCTCGTCAAGCTTCTTGATCTGGTCGCGCGTCAAGGGACCGCACAAGTACGACATGGCCCACCGCGCTTGAAAAACAGTCGGCGCATCCTCGTGAACGTTGTTCATGAGGAAAACGCGATTCTTCAATCCCGACAGAATGTGTTCGATCTTCTGCCGGTCGAAATTTGCGCCCGCCGTGGCAGCCGCGCCTTGCAGTCCTTCGATGACGCGGGCCTTGTCACGTTCGGTTTGCAATCGTCCCAGAAACCAGGTGCCGCAATTGGCCAGCCCCTTGTAGTCGAGATCGACCGGATTCTGCGTCGCCAGCACAATGCCCAGCCCAAACGCGCGGGCTTGCTTGAGCAGTGTGAGCAGCGGCAACTTCGACGGCGGATTGGCAGATGGCGGGAAGTAGCCGAAGATCTCGTCCATGTACAACATGGCCCGCAGGCTGGTCGCGCCCGATTGGGTGCGCATCCAGGCGAGGGTCTCGTTCAACAGCAGCGAGACGAAAAACATCCGCTGCTCGTCGTCCAGGTGCGCGATCGAAAAAATCGACACGCGCGGCTTCCCTTTTGGCGAATGTAGAAGCGCGTCGATGTCGAGCGGATCTCCTTCCAGCCAACTTTTGAATCCCGGCGCGGAAAGCAGATTGTTGATCCGCATGGCCAGGGCAAAGCGGTCTTTGGCCGGATAGAACGATTCGACGTCGACGACGCCGATCTTCGTGACCGGTGGATTCTGCACTTGTTGGATCAGCGCC
Above is a window of Pirellulales bacterium DNA encoding:
- a CDS encoding DUF87 domain-containing protein — its product is MQDFEKLGVFYLGRHYDLEKGAPQQDLLLYDSKDLLTHAVCVGMTGSGKTGLCLTLLEEAAIDGIPALVIDPKGDLSNLLLTFPHLAPEDFQPWVHEDDARRQNLSVEEFAKQQAEMWKKGLADWGQDGARIQRLRDAAEFAIYTPGSSAGRSVSVLRAFAAPAKAIREDEELLGDRVNSTVNGLLALIGLQANPLDSREHILLATLLGQAWQTGKDLDLPALIQQVQNPPVTKIGVVDVESFYPAKDRFALAMRINNLLSAPGFKSWLEGDPLDIDALLHSPKGKPRVSIFSIAHLDDEQRMFFVSLLLNETLAWMRTQSGATSLRAMLYMDEIFGYFPPSANPPSKLPLLTLLKQARAFGLGIVLATQNPVDLDYKGLANCGTWFLGRLQTERDKARVIEGLQGAAATAGANFDRQKIEHILSGLKNRVFLMNNVHEDAPTVFQARWAMSYLCGPLTRDQIKKLDELQGPAPAASTTSTVASAAPSAAAPTSSAQAPAASADFTNQPPLLAPQIQQFYIPVRGTQPAQAQLVYHPTVLALGTVHFTDKKLAVDAERPLCWLADFHETTGAIDWQAATQAGFGDDDLEKTPAAEARFGALAGNGISGKSPAQWQKSFADGVYRLAKLDLLHSAALDEVSRPDESERDFRIRLQDAARAECDRLLEQLRQKYAPKQAQIDEKLRRAQQKAEREKSQAREQGVQAVISFGATVLNAILGRKRLSMTTVSKAKSAARDLGRTMKQSSEAGQAEETVEALQTQQAQLAEELRADTAALQTKIDPLTETFETISLRPKKVDIAVRLVALAWLPQWRETSGTLKPAWE